TGCCGTGCGCCGCGCACCCGGCCAGCAGCCCCGGCACGTCGAGCATCTCCTCGTCCCGCAGCACGAGCGTGGCGCCCGCGCCCAGGGTCAGGAAGATCTCCTCCACGCTGGCGTCGAAGTGCAGCGGGGCGAACTGCAACACCCGGTCCTCGGCGGTGATCGCGTACCGGGCGCCCGCGCCGGCCACGAACCGGGCCAACGCCCCGTGCCCGACGACGACGCCGTTGGGCGTGCCCGTGGAGCCGGAGGTGTAGATCACGTACGCGGAACCCTCGGGAACCCCCGCGCCCGGAAGCGGGAACTCGCCCTCTACCAAGGGGACGTCGCCCCCCGCGCAGTCGGCGAGGATCGCGGCGTTGCGGGCGGCGGGCGCCCCGGGGTCCAGCGGCAGGTAGGCGGCCCCGGTCCGCAGGGTGGCCAGCAGGCCCACCACGGCGTCCGCGCCCCGGGGCCGGTGGACGGCCACCAGGCGTCCCGGGCCCGCCCCGGAGCCGGCCAGTTCGTCGGCGCGGAACGCCACCGCGAGGGCCAGTTGTCCGTAGGTCATCCGGCGCTCGCCGTGCACCAGCGCGACCCGTTCGGGGCTCTGGGCGGCGATCCGGTCGAGCACTGCGGGCGCCGGGGTGATCGCCGGGCCGCCGTCCAGGACGGCGGAGGCGGTGGGGGCGGTCGAGGGCATCGCGGGGCCTCCAGGCGAGGGGTGGGATGCGGAGCGGAGTCCGTGACCCCCACGCTAGGCAGCGCCCCCGGGCCCGGCGGGCAGTCCCCGGGGCAGCTCGGGCCGGGCGCGCTGCCGCCCCGGACTGCCGCCCGACTGCCGTCGAACCCCCGGAGGCCCGCCCCGGGGGTTCGATGGCGGGCCCCCTACGCCTGCGGGACGCGGGCGCCGCCCCGGGTGCGGCGGCGCAACGTCGGCGACGGGCCGGAACCGCCGCCGAGGGCGCCGGCGGCCAGCAGGGCGGCCAGGCCGGCCGGCGTCGGATGCCGGAACACCTCGCGCAGGGTGAGCTCACGGCCCAACTCCGCACGGACCCGGTTCACCAGTCGTACCGCGAGCAGCGAGTGTCCGCCGGACTTGAAGAAGTTGTCCTGCGCGCCGATCCGCTCGCGTTCCAACACCTCCCCGAAGAGCCGGACCAGCGCCGCCACCGGTCCGTCCTCCGCGTCCGCGCCGGGGGCTTCGGGCGTCGAGGGTGTCCGGGCGGCCGCAGGCCCCGCCGGGTCAGCCGGGTCAGCCGGGTTCGCCGGGTTCGCCGGGTTGGCCGCCAGGAGAACGGCCGACGGGACCTCGTACTCCGGCAGCCGCTCCGCCGCCCACGCCTGGAGCTCGCCCTCCGTCACGCCGCCCGACGCGTACGCGACCAGCCGGCCGTCCTCCAACCGCACCTCCGCGCGGACCACCGACGGATGCTCCGCCAGGACCGCCCCGACGTGCGCCGTGTCGACCCGGTAGCCGCCGACCAGGACCCGATCGGGGCGCCGGTCCGGCGGCGCCGGCAGCTCGCCGATCCGCCGCGCGGGGTCGGCGGCGAACAGCTCCAGCGCGTCCACCAGCAGCGATGCGAGCCGCGCCGCGCCCGAGGGGCCGTACAGGTCGCTCGCGTACTCCAACACCCCGCTCATCCCGCCGCCCGCGTCCTCCGTCAACGCGAACGTGAGGTCCGCCTTCGCCGACCCGGCCCCGTACGGCAACGAGGCGCCGGCGAGCGGGCCGCCGTCGGCCGGGTCCGCCTCCGCCGGATTCACCTGGAGCATCACCTGCACCAGCGGATGGTGCGCCGACGAGCGGTGCGGGTTGAGGGTCTCGACCAGCCGGTCGAACGGCAGGTCCTGGTGCTCGTACGCCGCCAGGTCGGCCTCCCGCACCCGGGTCAGCAACTCCTCGAACGTCGGATCCCCGGACGTGTCCGTCCGCAGCACCAGTGTGTTCACGAAGAACCCGACCAGCCCCGACAGGGCCTCGTCGTCCCGCCCCGCGACCGAGGTGCCGAGCGCCAGGTCCGTTCCCGCGCCGCACCGGGACAGGGCCGCCGCGAGCGCGGCCTGCACCACCATGAACAGCGTGGCCCCGCCCGTGTGCGCGATCCGGGTCAGCCTCCGGTGCGTCACGGCGGACACCGGGAAACCGGTGACCGCCCCGCGCCCCGACGGCTCGGCCGGCCGGCGCCGGTCCGTCGGCAGGTCGATCAGCGGCGCCAGCCCCGCCAGCGCGGCCCGCCAGTGCTCCACCTCGGCGTCCGCGTCCGCCAACAGGGCCCGCTGCCACAGCGTGTAGTCCGCGTACTGCACCGGGAGCGGCTCCCGGCGCGGCGCGCCGCCCGCGCACCGGGCGTCGTAGGCCGCGGACAGGTCCGCGAGCAGCGGACCCGTCGACCGGCCGTCGGCCGCTATGTGGTGCAGCAACAGCACCAGGGTCTGCGGACCGTCCCCGGCAGGCAGGAACAGCCAGGCACGCAAGGGCAGTTCGCGCGTCAGGTCGAAGACGTGCCCGGCGGCCTCGTCCACGGCCGCCGTCACGTCGACCGGCCGGCCGAGCACCAGCGGCGGCCTCGCCCCCTCCAACACCCGCTGGTACGGCTCCCCGTCCTCGATCCCGTACACCGTGCGCAGCACCTCGTGCCGCTCGGCGACGTCGGCCAGCGCCTCGGCGAGCGCCGCCGGGTCCAGCGGCCGGTCCAGGCGTCGCACCAGGGCGATGTTGTACGCGGCCGAGGGGCCCTCCAACTGGTCGATGAACCACAGCCGGCGTTGGGCGTACGACAGCGGCAGCCGCGCGGGCCGCTCCGCGTCCGGTACGGGCGCCGGCGCGGGTCGCGTCGACCCCGCGGCCGTGCCCAGCCGCCGGTGCAGGGCGCTCGGCGTCGGCGCCAGGAACAGGTCGCGGATGCCCGCCTCCACGCCCAGCACGGCCCGGATCCGGTTGACCAGCCGGCTCGCGAGCAGCGAGTGCCCGCCCGACTTGAAGAAGTTGGCGTCCGCCGCGAGGCCGTCGCGACCCAGGACCTCCGCGAACAGCCCGCACAGGATCTCCTCGCGGGGCGAGAGCGCCGCGGGGACGACCGGCGCCGGCTCCCGTACGGCCGCCGCCGCGGCGGCCCGCTCCAGCCCGTCCCGGCGCTCCTGAAGCGCCCGCCGCTCGCCCGCCGACAGCAGCTCCAGTTCGGCGGTTCGTGCCCCGGGAGCCGCCGCGAACGCGCGCAACGCCCGTACGTACACCTCCAGCAGCAGCCGCGCCGTGGACTCGTCGAACAGGTCCTCGGCGTACTGCACGTGTACGTCCAGGCCGTCGGCTCCGCCGCGCGGGTCCCGCCGCTCGGCGCAGTGGAAGCTCAGGTCGAACTTGGCCGCGCCCAGGTCCGTGCTGCCGGCCCGGCCCACGATCGGTCCCAGCCGCACCCGGTCGTCGGCCGCTTCCCGCACGGTCAGCATCACCTGGAAGAAGGGGTGCTCGCCCAAGACGCGTGTAGGCGGGGCGAGTTGCTCGACGAGGACGTCGAACGGCAGGTCCTGGTGGTCGAAGGCGGACAGGTCGGCGTCGCGCACCCGTTCCACCAGCTCGGCGACGGTCGGCTCACCGGACAGATCGGTGCGCAGCACCAGGGAGTTGACGAAGCAGCCGACCAGCTCGTGGAGGTTCTGGTCCGCGCGTCCCGCCACCGGGGTGCCGATCGCCAGGTCCTCCCCGGCCCCGGTGGCCGACAGGGCCACCGCCAACGCGGAGCGGGCCACCATGAACAGGCTCGCCCGTCCCGAGCGGGCCAGCCCGGCCAGCGCCCGGTGCTCCGAGGCCGCCAGGGTCGCGGAGAGCGTGGCCCCCCGGCCGGACGGTTCGGCGGGGCGTGGCCGGTCGGCCGGCAGGGCGGTGCGGGCCGGCATCCCGTCCAGGGCCT
This region of Streptomyces sp. NBC_00513 genomic DNA includes:
- a CDS encoding condensation domain-containing protein, producing the protein MTVIPLSFAQRRLWFLGRLHGPSATYNAPVVLHLDAEPDADALGLALVDVVERHEVLRTVLPADADAGPHQVVRESAAVPRLTVRSCAPGGVEAAVAAFVRQPIDITREPPLRARLLRPGDGTSVLVLLIHHVATDGWSVRPLLRDLSRAYGARLAGREPGWEPLPVQYADYSAWQHELLGDPADPDSLAAEQLAHWRTVLDGAPPVIALPADRPRPAEPSGRGAMVTARLDAASHEGLLALARAHQASLTMAAGAALAAALTAAGAGEDVVIGTPVAGRPEEDLYELVGFFVNSLALRTDLSGDPTVGELLDRARDASLAAYAHQDLPFDLLVERLAPERALGHHPFFQVMLTVDTGGEAAGPVEWAGGIRGRLADVALEAAKFDLTWYCVERRTSEGRPGGLEVALQYATDLFDEDTARLLLDVYVRALAGFAARPATRLGGLGLVSPEEAGGLAARSARRAIDATPPVPGSGRRDVLSPREEILCGLFAEVLGRETVSVDANFFRSGGHSLLASKLVNRIRGALGVDAGIRDLFLAPTPGALHRRLTDRGDAAAARPAPVPVADRPERVPLSAAQRALWLVGRIEGPSAAYNAPLVIRWDGVPERVALADALGDVLERQEVLRTVYWSEGGEPYQRVLTAWEAPLEVVDCPPGELDALVDRFGREVFDLESELPLRARLFLPVDGSSVLVLLVHHIATDGWSIAPLLRDLGEAYEARRAGGAPRWTPLPVQYADYALWQRALTAEPDRLLDFWREALDGMPARTALPADRPRPAEPSGRGATLSATLAASEHRALAGLARSGRASLFMVARSALAVALSATGAGEDLAIGTPVAGRADQNLHELVGCFVNSLVLRTDLSGEPTVAELVERVRDADLSAFDHQDLPFDVLVEQLAPPTRVLGEHPFFQVMLTVREAADDRVRLGPIVGRAGSTDLGAAKFDLSFHCAERRDPRGGADGLDVHVQYAEDLFDESTARLLLEVYVRALRAFAAAPGARTAELELLSAGERRALQERRDGLERAAAAAAVREPAPVVPAALSPREEILCGLFAEVLGRDGLAADANFFKSGGHSLLASRLVNRIRAVLGVEAGIRDLFLAPTPSALHRRLGTAAGSTRPAPAPVPDAERPARLPLSYAQRRLWFIDQLEGPSAAYNIALVRRLDRPLDPAALAEALADVAERHEVLRTVYGIEDGEPYQRVLEGARPPLVLGRPVDVTAAVDEAAGHVFDLTRELPLRAWLFLPAGDGPQTLVLLLHHIAADGRSTGPLLADLSAAYDARCAGGAPRREPLPVQYADYTLWQRALLADADAEVEHWRAALAGLAPLIDLPTDRRRPAEPSGRGAVTGFPVSAVTHRRLTRIAHTGGATLFMVVQAALAAALSRCGAGTDLALGTSVAGRDDEALSGLVGFFVNTLVLRTDTSGDPTFEELLTRVREADLAAYEHQDLPFDRLVETLNPHRSSAHHPLVQVMLQVNPAEADPADGGPLAGASLPYGAGSAKADLTFALTEDAGGGMSGVLEYASDLYGPSGAARLASLLVDALELFAADPARRIGELPAPPDRRPDRVLVGGYRVDTAHVGAVLAEHPSVVRAEVRLEDGRLVAYASGGVTEGELQAWAAERLPEYEVPSAVLLAANPANPANPADPADPAGPAAARTPSTPEAPGADAEDGPVAALVRLFGEVLERERIGAQDNFFKSGGHSLLAVRLVNRVRAELGRELTLREVFRHPTPAGLAALLAAGALGGGSGPSPTLRRRTRGGARVPQA